Part of the Bradyrhizobium sp. AZCC 1721 genome, ACGGCGAACTCGATCTCGGCGCGGTAACCGGCATTCTCGATATGCGCGCGCGGTCCGATGGCACGCACGACATTCCGGAGCTCCTCCCGTGATCCGCGCTTTCGACGCCTTCTCGCTGCCGCTGTTGCGCTGGTTCGACCCGGAGGACGCGCATCGCATGGCCATCCAGGGCCTGCGGCTACTGCCGTTGGTCAAGCCGCGCGCCGACGACCACAAACTGGCGGTACGCGCGTTCGGCCTGAATTTCCCCAATCCGATCGGCATGGCCGCGGGCTTCGACAAGAGCGCGGAAGTGCCCGACGCGCTGTTGCGGCTCGGTTTCGGCTTTGTCGAGATCGGCACGGTGACGCCGAAACCGCAGGGCGGCAATCCGCGGCCGCGGCTGTTTCGGCTCGAGCGGGATGAAGCCGTGATAAACCGCATGGGCTTCAACAATGACGGCGCCGAAGTCGCATTGCGCCGGCTGGCGGCGCGCGCCCACCATGGCGGCATTATCGGCGTCAATGTCGGGGCGAACAAGGATTCGTCCGACCGTGTGGCCGATTATGTCAAGCTGATTGAGACCTTTGCACCTGTCGCGAGCTATTTCACCGTCAACGTCTCCTCGCCGAACACGCCGGGCCTGCGCAATTTGCAGCAAGCGGCAGCGCTCGACGAACTGCTCGCCAAGGTGATCGATGCGCGCGAGCGGGTGCGGAAGAATGCCGGGGATTCGCCGGTGCTGCTGAAGATCGCGCCCGATCTCAGCCTCGCCGAACTCGACGACGTCGTGCACATCGCGCGCTCGCGCCGCGTCGACGGCATGATCGTCGCCAACACCACGCTGGCTCGCCCTTCGATCCTGCGCGAACAGGCCCGTGCGAAAGAGCAGGGCGGATTGTCGGGACGGCCGCTGTTTCGACTATCGACCCGCATGGTGGCGGAGACTTATGTCCGCACCGAGGGCGCGTTTCCGTTGATCGGCGTCGGCGGCATCGATTCCGGCGGCGCAGCGCTGACCAAAATCCGCGCCGGCGCCAGCCTGATCCAGATCTATTCGTCGCTGGTCTACAAGGGACTTGGTCTCGTCGACGACATCAAAAACGATCTCGCCTCGACCTTGCTGCGCACGGGGCGTGATTCGCTGTCGGAGATCGTTGGTGCCGACGCCGCGACGATTACCGCCGAGGACTGGCCGGTGAGATGATCTCGTGCCCCGGACGCAGCGCAGCGCGTAGCGATGCGCGCTGCTGAGCCGGGGCCCATGCGTGCTGCGAAAAAGAGTGGGTCCCGGCTCAGCGACGCGTCACCATAGCGCGTCGAAGACGCGCGTGAACGCGCTTATGGTGCCGCATCGCGTCCGGGACATGAGACAGCCTACCCAAACGACTTTCTCAAGAGTGCCGGATACCGCAGCGCCTCTAACCCACCGCGCGCGGCGTAATGAATCAGTAGCGCGCCCCACAGTCCGGCATTGCCAAACGACCGCAGCGCAAACCACGCGGTGAGGAAGATCACCAGCGAAGCCACCATCAGATTGCGCATGTCGCGCGCCCAGGTGGCGCCGATGTAGATGCCGTCAAAGGCAAAGGCGAACACGCCGAGCAACGGCGCAAAAATCACGAACGGCAAATAGTCGCGCGCGATGCGCCGCACCTCCACGCTTGTCGTCATCATGTCGACAAACGCGGGCCCGAACAGCAGGAAACAGGCGGCGACCGCGAGCGCGAAGCCAAAGCCCCACATGACGACGAGCTTGACGGCGCCGGCGAAGGCCGCCTTGTTGCGGGCGCCATAGGCCCGGCCGCAGAGTTGCTCGGCAGCGTTGGCGAGGCCATCGAGGAAAAAGGCGCCGAACAGCAGAAAATTGTTGAGCACGGCATTGGCGGCGAGCGTCAGGTCGCCGGCACGTGCACCCTGTGCGGTGAAGAACAAGAACGCCGCGATCAGCGAGGCGGTGCGGATCATGATGTCGCGGTTGACCGAGAGCATGCGCATCAGCTTGGCCGGATCGAACAGCATCGCGCGGGAAACCCCGAGTTGCCCTTTCGAAAGCCGGCGGGCGATCTGCAATCCGAGCATCAGGCCTGCGGCTTCCGCGATCAGCGCGGCGATTGCGGCGCCGGCAATTCCGAAGTCGAGCGCCAGCACCAGCACGACGGTTGCCGCCACGTTGATGAGGTTGATCGTGATCTGCGTGCCGAGCGCCAGCTTGGCCCGGGCCTGTCCGACCAGCCATCCCAGCACCACGTAATTGCCGAGCGCCAGCGGCGCTGACCAGATCCGGATAATGAAGTAGGTTTTCGCCGCGCGCGTGACGCCCTCACTGCCACCCATCGTGTTGAGCAGAACGGTGGCGAGCGGGATCTGCAGAGCGATCAGCGCCGCGCCGACCAGTGCCGCCACGATCAGCCCGCGTGCCAGGATGGCGCGCAGTTCCGATGTCTCGCCGGCGCCGAGCGATTGTGCCGTAAAGGCGACCGTGCTCATGCGCAGGAATCCGAACAGCCAGAACATGCAGTCGAACAGCACCGAGGCCAAGGCCACGCCGCCGAGCAGCGTGGCGTCGTCGAGCCGCCCGATGGCCGTGGTCGAGACGATGCCGATCAGCGGCGTGGTCAGGTTTGCGACCATCGCGGGACCCGCGATGGCAAACACCTGTGCTGTCGTGACTTTCGATGGAACTAGCGGCGAGTGCATGCCTAGAGCTCGACGACCATGCCGTCTTCGGCAGCGGTATAGGGCAGTTCGCCCAGCCGCCCGAGCATGTCGTCGCTCATGTGCGTGAGCACCAGCCGTTTCGGGTTGATCTCGGGCAGATGCGCTGCGAGCGTTTTCAGGCTCAGATGGTTCTTGACGATCTTGTCAAAGTAATACGCCTCAGCGATGAACAGGTCGGCGTCGCGCGCCGCTGGGATCAGCGTCTCCGTCCACTCGGTGTCGGCGCTGTAGGCGATGACGCGGTTCTCCGCCTCGACGCGATAAGCCAGGAATGGCCCACCGGATTCGCCATGAACGACGGGATAGGGCGTGACCTTGACCTCGCCGAACGTGCGGCTTTGCTCCGGTTCAAGCGCGACAACCGAGAGATCAAAACGCTGTTTTGTCTTCGATGAATGCTCGAACAGCGCTTCCATCAGGCTGGCGAGTTTTGTCTCGATCCCTTGCGGGCCGGCAATGACGAGCGGGCGGGAGCGACGCGTGAACTGCGCATCCAGCAGCAGGAACGGCAGGCCGCCAAAATGGTCGCCGTGGAAATGCGTGATCAGGATTAGATCGATCGCATCGCGCGCAATGCCGAGCCGCTTCAGCGCCGGCAGCGACGACGCGCCGCAATCGATCAGGAAGTTAACGCGGTTACCCGTGACGTGGAAGCAGGTGTTGTGCCTGCCACCGGACCCGAACGCATCGCCGCAGCCGACAAATCGCAATTGCATCGGCTGCCACCGCCCAATGAGTAACTATCGCCCGCGCGGGGCGCCGAACAGCCGCGACAGCAGCCAGATCGGGACCACGATCACAGCGCCGAGCAGGAAGTAGCGCCACAGCCAGTTGACGGCGTCGAAGCCGAGATCCCACAGCCGCTGGAACAGCATGCGGATGCTGTGCACGATATTCCAGGGATCGAAGCCGATGGCGGCGAGCACCACGCCGACCAGGATCGACAACAGGATCAGCCGGAACGCCACCGACAGCGGCGAGCCGCCGAGAAAACGATACAGGCCGTCATTGTTGGCCGGCAGGTCTCTGACGTCGTTGGGCATCGGTTTCTCCTCGCGGGTCGTGCGCATTATAGGCACGGCGGGGCACATGGGGAACCCGCTCATATCAGTCAATGGCCGCCATGCGCCTGCGGAATGTTAATTTGCCGTCACATCCTTCAACATCCGTTCCAGCGTTTCCAGCCGGTCGGCCTCACGCGGCGGCTTGTCCCAGCGCAGCCGGCTGATGCGCGGAAACCGCATCGCGACGCCGGATTTGTGCCGCGGCGAGCGCGCCAACCCCTCGAACGCCACTTCCAGCACCAGCCCCTGGTCCGGCTCATGCACGACATGGCGGACCGGGCCGAATTTTTCCGTGGTGTTGCGGCGGACGAAGCGGTCGATCTGCAACAGTTCTTCATCGGTGAACCCGAAATAGGCCTTGCCGACCGGCACCAGTTGCTCGCCGTCCTCGCCCGAGGTCCAGACGCCGAAGGTGTAATCCGAATAATAGGACGAGCGCTTGCCGTGGCCGCGCTGCGCATACATCAAGACGGCGTCGATGATGTGTGGATCGCGCTTCCATTTCCACCACTGGCCCTTGGGCCGGCCCGGCAGATAGGGCGCGTCGCGGCGCTTGAGCATCACGCCCTCGACGGCATCGGCATCTTGGCCGGCGCCGGCGCTGGCGGGGTCGGCGCGCGCGGCCATCAGCGCCTGCCAGCTATCGAAGGCAATGGTCGGCGACAGATCGATGCGCGGGTCGTCCAGCTTGCGGACGAACACTTCAAGATGCGCCCGGCGCTCGATAAACGGCAATTCGCGCAGGTCGTTCTCGTCGTCGCCGAGCAGGTCGTAGGCGCGCAGGTGAATCGGAAAGTCCTTGGTCAATTTCGGTGAGACGACCTTTCGATTGAGCCGCTGCTGCAATATGTTGAAGGTCTGCACGCGGCCATCGCGCAGCACCAGCAGTTCGCCGTCGATCGCGCCGGGCAGATGCAGCGACGGCAGGAGGTCGGGAAAGCTGTTGGTGATGTCCTCGCCGGTTCGCGAGTAGAGCCGCGCCTGCATGTGCCCGCGCTCATCGCGACCGCTTACTGCCTGCACGCGAATGCCGTCCCATTTCCATTCCGCGATGAAATCGGCCGGATCGAGACTGGCGAAATCCGTATCCTCGATCGCATGCGCCAGCATCACCGGGCGGAACGGCGCCGGATCGCGGTTGACCGGTTTTTCGCCGCGACCTTCCAGCCAGGCGAACAATTCGAGATAGGGCGGGGCGAGCCCCGGCCAGATCAGCTCGATCTCGTGCGGATCCTTGTCGCCCAAAGCCGCTGCGGCCGTTTTCGCCAGCCGCGCCGAAATCCCGATCCGCATCGCGCCGGTGACCAGCTTTAGCAGCGCCCAGCGGCCGGTCTCGTCGAGTTCGTCGAGCCAGCGCGCGAGCTGGCTTGGCAGTTCGGTCTTGCCGAGCGTGCGAAGGGTAACGACGACTTCACTCAGTGTCGGAGGCGGAGGGTTGTTGTGGTGGCTGTGTGGGTGCGGGCCATTATTGACACCGCCCGTGTGGTACCCCTCTCCCTGACCTCGAGAGCGAGCTTCGCTCGCCTCGGACCCCGCAAGGGGGGAGGGAACGGAGAGAGTCTTGTTTGTGGCCTTCGATCTGACATGCGGTGACAGCCCAGCACGCAACTGCGCTCCCTCCCCCCTTGCGGGGGAGGGCGGGGGAGAGGGGTGGCCCAGCAAAGATTGCCCGTCGCCAACCCCGCCCTTCGGCCACATCAGCGCGACCGTTTCCGAGAGATCGCCGACATAATCATAGGACAGTCCGAACAACACCGGATCGGTACGATCCATGATCAGGTCCCGAACGAGCCCCGGCTTGGCGTGCTTGAACGACAGCGCGCCGGTCAGCGCCGCCAGCGCGTAGCCGCGGTCGGGATCGGGCGTGTCGCGGAAATAGGCCGTGATCAGCCGCAGCTTGTTGTTGCGGCCGGGCTCGTAGGCGAGTCGGTCAAGCAGTTCGGCAAAGCGGTTCATGTCTCGGCCTCGTCGGCCGCCACCACCTCGTGTTCCTCCTCATCACCGTAGCCGACCAGATCGAGCGGCCGCGCGGCAAGCCCGCGCGCCCTGCACCAATGCACCAGCGCGTCTTCCTGGCCGTGCGTGACCCAGACCTCGCCAGCGCCGGTGGCCGCGATGGTGGCGGTCAGCCCGTCCCAGTCGGCGTGGTCGGATATCACCAGCGGCAGTTCGACGCCGCGCTGGCGGGCGCGCGCCCGCACCCGCATCCAGCCCGAGGCAAACGCCGTGACCGGATCGGGGAATCGCCGCGTCCAAATGTCAGAGGTAGCCGTCGGCGGCGCCAGCGTGATGGTGCCGGCGAGGTCGGCCTTCTTCATGCCCTTCACCAGCCGCAGCTCGCCGAGCGCGATGCCGCGGCTCTCATAGTAGCGCGTGATCCCTTCCATCGCGCCATGCAGATAGATCGCCGCGTCGTAGCCTTGCTCGCGCAACAGCGCGATCACGCGCTGCGCTTTGCCGAGCGAATAGGCCCCGACCAGATGCGCGCGTTCCGGAAACAGCGCGACGGACGCGAGTAGCTTTTTCACCTCATCCGCCGCATCGCCATGGCGGAACACCGGCAGGCCGAAGGTGGCTTCGGTGATGAAGACGTCGCAGGGCACGACTTCGAATGGCGTACAGGTCGGATCGATCGCGTCCTTGTAGTCGCCGGATGCAACGATGCAGAGGTCCTTGCAGGAAACGGCGATCTGCGCCGAGCCCAGTACGTGGCCCGCCGGGTGAAACTTGATCTTGACGTCGCCAAGGCGCACCTCTTCGCCATAGCTTATCGCCTGCGTGCTGCGCGCAAAATTGTCGCCATAGCGCAGCCGCATCATGTCGAGCGTTTCCTGCGTGGCGAGCACGGCGCCATGGCCGGGACGGGCGTGGTCGGAATGGCCATGGGTAATCACGGCGCGCTCGACCGGGCGAACGGGATCGATATGGAAGCCGCCCGGCTTGCAGCATAGGCCGGCAGCAACTGGCAACAGGATGTCGTGCGGACGCATCCGGCTTATATAGGGCGTCTCCCCGCGATGTTCAGCCGTGTGATGTCTAGCTGTCATGCGCGGGCTTGACCCGCGCATCCATCTTTTGAAGAGTCTGCTTTTTGTGATGGATGGCCGGGCCAAGCCCGGCAATGACAAGCTTGGGAACCCATGCCTGCCCGCCTGTTTCTGTCTTCCGGCGATCTGATGGCCGACCGCCGGTTCGAATTCGCGCGCGATCTGCAATTGAAGGGCGATCTTGCAGCCGCTGCCGATCTGCTGATGCAGGCGATCGAACTAGCGCCGAATTTCACCTCCGCCTGGTTCACGCTCGCCGATATCCGCGAGCAGCTCGGCGAGCATGACGCGGCGATCTCGGCGTTTCGCCAGGCCCAGGCCAGCGATCCCGGCGACCGCCGTGGCGCCGGACTTCGATTGATGCGGCTCGGCGCCGAACCGTTGACCGGCATGCCGCAGGCCTATGTGCAAACGCTGTTCGATCAATATGCGCCGCGGTTTGAATCCTCGCTGGTGGACGATCTCGGTTATCGCGGCCCGGCACTGTTGTTCAAGGCGGTGCTGGCGGTGCGATCAGCCACGCGCAAGCCGGCGTTCTTCAAGCGCGCGATCGACCTCGGCTGCGGCACCGGGCTGGCGGCGTCGGCGTTTGCCAGGGAGGTCGATCATTTCATCGGCGTCGATCTGTCGCCACGGATGATCGAGCGGGCGCGCGCCACCGGCCTCTATGCGGAGCTGGAAGTCGCCGACATGTTGCAGGGCCTGCGCACAAGGAGGGAAGCCAGTGCCGACCTCATCCTTGCCGCGGACGCGATGGTTTATGTTGCTGACATCGCTCGCGTGCTGGCGGAAGCAGCGCGCGTGTTGGTGCCGGGCGGTCTCATCGCCTTCACCACGGAGACCCATGACGGTGAGGGTGTCAGGCTCGGGCAGGGCCTGCGCTACGCGCACGCCGCGGCTTACGTGCGCGCGGCCGTCGAGGGGGCCGGCCTGCAATTATCCCGCCTCGAAGAATTATCCGCCCGCAACGAGGATCATGCGCCGGTTCCTGGCCTGGTCGTCGTCGCCGCGAAAACTTGAGTCTAGGCGCTACGCACACCGCGAATGGTGGGATTGCGTGCGACATGTCAGCTATTGCCAGGGACGCCGGAATGCCTGATCAAAGCTCCCATAAGGGAGAAATAACAATGAACAAGAAACAGACTCGCCGTGAATTCGGCGCCACCGCGCTCGCTGCCGCTTTTGCATCAACGCTGCCCGCGCCATTCGTTTGGGCCGCGGAGAAAAAATACGATCCCGGCGCCAGCGACACCGAAATCAAGATCGGGCAGACCGTGCCGCATTCCGGTCCCGGCTCGCTCTACGGCGTGCTCGGCCGTGTCGGCGAAGCCTATTTCCAGATGCTGAACGAGAAGGGTGGCATCAACGGACGCAAGGTGAAATTCTTCACCATGGACGACGCCTACAGCGCGCCGAAATGCGTCGAGGCGACGCGGCGGCTGGTTGAGCAGGAGGAAGTGCTGGCGCTGTACGGCTCGCTCGGCACCGCGCCGCAGACTGCCGTGCACAAATATCTCAATTCAAAGGGCGTGCCGCAATTGCTGCTCAATACCGGCGCGTCGAAATGGAACGACCCGAAGAACTTCAAATGGACCATGGCGGGCCTGCCGCTCTATCCGACCGAAGCGCGCATTCTCGCCCGACATGTCGTGAGCGTGAAGCCGAACGCGAAAATGGGCATCCTCTACCAGAACGACGATTTCGGCCGCGATTTTCTCGGTCCCTTCAAGAAGGTGCTGGCGGATGCCGGCGGTACCGCCAAGGTGATCATGGAGCAGACCTACGATCTGACCGAGCCGACGATCGATTCGCAGATCATCAATCTCTCTAAATCCGGCGCTGACGTCTTCTACAATATCTCGACCGGCAAGGCGTCGTCGCAGTCGATCCGCAAAGTGGCTGAACTCGGCTGGAAGCCGCTGCACCTGCTGTCGGCGGGATCGACCGGCCGTTCAATTCTCACCGCCGCCGGCCTCGAAAACGCAACCGGCATTGTCGCCATCCGTTACGCCAAGGAAGTCGGCGTGCCGCGCTTCGAGAAGGACCCGGACGTGATGGCGTTCGAGGAGTTGCGCAAAAGATATTTGCCGAACGTCGACCCTGATAACACCATCGCCTTTGCCGGCTACGGCCAGGTCGCGTCGATGGCGGAAATCCTGCGCCGCTGCGGCGACGAACTCACCCGCGCCAACGTGCTCAAGCAGGCCACGACGCTGGCGGGCTTCCATTCGCCCTATTTCCTCGATGGCGTGAACTACAGCTACACGCCGGAGGACTACACGCCGATGAAGACGCTCTACATCTCGATCTTCAACGGCAAGGACTGGGACATCTCCGACAAGCCGGTGACGGAGTAGGAGGCGGACGGCGTTCCCCGGATGCTGCACAGCGCCAGCAGCGCGTTTACGCGCGTCTGTTGACGCGCTATGCCTTGCGGCGTGGTGCGCTGCTGATCCGGGGTCCACAATGCTGCGGCAGGTCCCGGTTCTGCGGCGCAGCGTTGCACGCTGCACCGCGCCCGGGACACGAGACGAGCGGGGCGAGGTGACTTGCCAGGCCCTCGACGAACCCGCTCCAACGGCTTACTTCTCCTGGTGTGCCGTCGCTCGATCCCTTGCCCCTCACGCCGCTTGAAACGGCTGCGTTGCTGCCCGACCGCTTCCGGCGCTGGTTCGCCGCGCGCGGCTGGTCGCCGCGCGAGCATCAACTCGCGCTACTGTCAAAGGCCAGCGACGATCGTTCGGCACTGCTGATCGCCCCAACGGGCGCCGGCAAGACGCTGGCCGGCTTCCTCCCGACGCTGGTGGAGCTTTCGCGCCCTTCCGTCCAACGGCGCGAGGGCACGAAAAGCCTCATGTCCACCGGCCGCAGCGTCAAACGCACCGGCGGTCTCCACACCCTCTATATCTCGCCGCTGAAAGCGCTCGCAGTCGACATCGCGCGCAACCTGGAAGCGCCGATTGCCGAGATGGGGCTGCCGATCAAGGTCGAGACCCGCACCGGCGACACGCCGGTGTCGCGGCGGCAACGGCAGCGGCGTTATCCGCCGGATGTTCTGCTGACCACGCCGGAACAACTGGCGCTGCTGCTGTCGTCCGACGACGCACCGTTTTTGTTTTCGTCGCTGAAACGCATCGTGCTCGACGAACTGCATGCGCTCGTCACCTCGAAGCGCGGCGATCTGTTGTCGCTTGGCCTGGCGCGGTTGTGGCGCCTGGCGCCAGAGATGCGCGCGATCGGACTATCCGCGACGGTAGCCGAGCCGGAATCGCTGGCGCGGTTTCTGATGCCGCAGCGCGACGGCAAGGACGTGTCAGCCGATATCGTCGTGGCCGGTGGCGCGGCGGCGCCCATCGTCGAGATGCTCGACACAAAGGAGCGGTTGCCCTGGGCCGGCCATACCGCGCGCCATGCGCTCGGCGAAATGTATGACCTGATCCGGCGCAACAAGACCACGCTGATCTTCGTCAACACCCGCAGCCAGGCTGAAATGCTGTTCCAGGAATTCTGGCGCATGAACGACGACGGCCTTGCCATTGCCTTGCATCATGGCTCGCTGGACGTCGCCCAGCGCCGCAAGGTCGAGGACGCGATGGCGGCGGGAAAGCTGCGCGGCGTGGTTTGCACGTCCTCGCTCGATCTCGGCATCGACTGGGGCGATATCGATCTCGTCATCAATGTCGGCGCGCCGAAAGGTTCCTCGCGGCTGATGCAGCGTATCGGCCGCGCCAATCACCGACTGGATGAACCCTCGCGCGCGGTCCTGATCCCGGCCAACCGTTTCGAGGTGCTGGAGTGCCGCGTCGCGATCGACGCCATTGCGGAGAATGCGCAGGATACGCCACCGTTGCGTACTGGCGCGCTCGATGTGCTGGCGCAGCACGTGCTCGGCTGCGCCTGCGGCGAGCCGTTTTTTTCCAACGAACTCTATGCGGAAGTCCTGACCTCGGCGCCTTATTCCTTGCTGACGCGAACCGATTTCGACGATGTCGTCGATTTCGTCGCCACCGGCGGCTATGCGCTGAAGACCTACGAACGCTTTGCGCGCATCAAGCAGGACAAGCAGGGTCGCTGGCGCGTCGCCAATCCAAAAGTGCGGCAGAGCTATCGCCTCAACGTCGGCACCATCGTCGAAGAGACCATGCTGAAGGTTCGCCTGGTGCGCTCGCGCAGCGGCGGGTCCGGCTCGACCGGTGCGCTCGGCCGCGGCGGGCGGATGCTGGGCGAGATCGAGGAAGCCTTTATCGAAGGCCTCGTGATCGGCGACACGTTTGTGTTCGGCGGTGAAGTCGTGCGCTACGAGGCATTGGCCGAAGATCAGGTCTATGTCTCGCGTGCCAACGACAAGGACGCGAAAGTGCCGTCCTATATGGGCGGCAAGTTTCCGCTTTCGACCTATCTCGCCGAGCGCGTGCGCAAATTGCTCGACGACCGGCGCGCGTGGAATGCGCTGCCCGATCAGGTGCGCGACTGGTTATCGTTGCAGAGGGATTTTTCCCGCGTGCCGGCGGTGCAAGAACTGCTGATCGAGACCTTCCCCCGCGGCAACAAGCATTATCTCGTCTGCTATCCCTTCGAGGGCCGGCTGGCGCACCAGACGCTCGGCATGCTCTTGACACGGCGGATGGAGCGGGCGCGGGTGCGGCCGCTCGGCTTCGTCGCCAACGAGTATGCACTTGCCGTATGGGGCCTCGGCGATATGTCGTTCATGATCCGGCACGGCAAGCTCGATCTCAACGCGTTATTCGATCCGGACATGCTGGGCGACGACCTCGAGGTGTGGCTCGCCGAATCCGCATTGATGAAGCGTACCTTCCGCACCTGCGCCATCATCTCCGGCCTGATCGCGCGGCGCTTCACCGGCGAGGAGAAATCCCGCCGCCAGGTGCTGTTCTCGACCGACCTGATCTACGATGTGTTGCGCAAACATCAGGCGGACCACGTGCTGTTGCGCGCCGCCCGCGCCGATGCCGCGACAGGCCTGCTCGATCTCAAGCGTCTGGGTGATATGCTCTCGCGTATTCACGGGCGAATCAGCCATCGGGAACTCGAACACGTTTCGCCGCTCGCCGTTCCCGTGATGCTGGAAATCGGCCGCGAGTCAGTTTATGGCGAAGCAGGCGATGAGTTGCTGGCGGAGGCCGCCGACGAACTCGTCAAAGAGGCGATGGGATAAGCGGGAAGGCACGTGACGGCAGGGGCGCAGTCTTCGGGAGACGATCAACAGATGCGCGCCTCGAAGGTCATGGTTGCCGACGTGACGTTCCGCGCCGACCTCTCCGGCGCGCTGTTATGGCAGGAGCAGCGCCTGCTCGTCGTCTCCGACCTGCATCT contains:
- a CDS encoding ligase-associated DNA damage response DEXH box helicase, whose protein sequence is MPLTPLETAALLPDRFRRWFAARGWSPREHQLALLSKASDDRSALLIAPTGAGKTLAGFLPTLVELSRPSVQRREGTKSLMSTGRSVKRTGGLHTLYISPLKALAVDIARNLEAPIAEMGLPIKVETRTGDTPVSRRQRQRRYPPDVLLTTPEQLALLLSSDDAPFLFSSLKRIVLDELHALVTSKRGDLLSLGLARLWRLAPEMRAIGLSATVAEPESLARFLMPQRDGKDVSADIVVAGGAAAPIVEMLDTKERLPWAGHTARHALGEMYDLIRRNKTTLIFVNTRSQAEMLFQEFWRMNDDGLAIALHHGSLDVAQRRKVEDAMAAGKLRGVVCTSSLDLGIDWGDIDLVINVGAPKGSSRLMQRIGRANHRLDEPSRAVLIPANRFEVLECRVAIDAIAENAQDTPPLRTGALDVLAQHVLGCACGEPFFSNELYAEVLTSAPYSLLTRTDFDDVVDFVATGGYALKTYERFARIKQDKQGRWRVANPKVRQSYRLNVGTIVEETMLKVRLVRSRSGGSGSTGALGRGGRMLGEIEEAFIEGLVIGDTFVFGGEVVRYEALAEDQVYVSRANDKDAKVPSYMGGKFPLSTYLAERVRKLLDDRRAWNALPDQVRDWLSLQRDFSRVPAVQELLIETFPRGNKHYLVCYPFEGRLAHQTLGMLLTRRMERARVRPLGFVANEYALAVWGLGDMSFMIRHGKLDLNALFDPDMLGDDLEVWLAESALMKRTFRTCAIISGLIARRFTGEEKSRRQVLFSTDLIYDVLRKHQADHVLLRAARADAATGLLDLKRLGDMLSRIHGRISHRELEHVSPLAVPVMLEIGRESVYGEAGDELLAEAADELVKEAMG